A window of Rufibacter sp. LB8 contains these coding sequences:
- a CDS encoding 2Fe-2S iron-sulfur cluster-binding protein, translating into MKVVTITYKFANGKPDETHSGAEGESVLDVALNNGIQLQHNCGGVCGCSTCHVYIEAGMDDLPEITDKEEDYIDRAVDPRINSRLACQCVVQGGQDLVVTIPRQDFLGH; encoded by the coding sequence ATGAAAGTAGTGACCATCACATATAAGTTTGCCAACGGAAAACCAGACGAGACCCATTCGGGCGCCGAAGGGGAGTCTGTGTTGGATGTGGCCCTGAACAACGGAATCCAGCTGCAGCACAACTGCGGCGGCGTGTGCGGCTGCAGCACCTGCCACGTCTATATTGAAGCTGGCATGGACGACCTCCCTGAAATCACTGACAAAGAGGAAGATTACATTGACCGCGCCGTGGACCCGCGCATCAACTCGCGCCTGGCTTGCCAGTGCGTGGTGCAGGGCGGCCAGGATTTAGTGGTCACCATTCCCAGACAAGATTTCTTAGGGCATTAA
- the recO gene encoding DNA repair protein RecO: MLVKTRGIVLNFIKFRESSIIARVYTEELGLQSYIVNSVRKKGSASRIALFQPFTLLDMVVYPSAKGGITRISEYKCSHHFSSVPYDIRKSSILLFLSEMVAKTVREEEENRPLFDFLHRAIQEFDQMAAGYENFHLVFMVQLAGYLGFGVSSADDLISQVAFDAGGAKVSGTTLMQLQQLEPYLSTLLENGLEANLANGRVRRELLHLLVRYFQLHVDNLGEIKSLPVLSEVLSE; the protein is encoded by the coding sequence ATGCTGGTAAAAACCCGAGGCATTGTTCTCAACTTCATCAAGTTCAGGGAGTCCTCTATCATTGCCAGAGTTTACACAGAGGAGCTTGGGTTGCAGAGCTATATTGTGAACAGCGTGCGCAAGAAAGGCAGCGCCTCGCGCATTGCGCTGTTCCAGCCGTTCACCTTGCTGGACATGGTGGTCTACCCCTCGGCCAAAGGCGGCATTACCCGTATTTCTGAGTACAAATGCAGCCATCATTTCAGCAGCGTGCCCTATGACATCAGGAAGAGCAGCATCTTGCTGTTTTTGTCTGAGATGGTGGCCAAAACCGTGCGCGAGGAAGAGGAGAACCGGCCGCTGTTTGACTTTCTGCACCGGGCCATTCAGGAATTTGACCAGATGGCCGCTGGGTATGAGAACTTCCACCTGGTGTTTATGGTGCAGTTAGCGGGGTACCTGGGCTTTGGCGTGTCTTCCGCAGATGATTTGATCAGCCAAGTGGCCTTTGATGCCGGCGGGGCCAAAGTGTCTGGGACCACGCTCATGCAACTGCAGCAACTGGAACCCTACCTTTCTACCTTGCTGGAGAACGGCTTGGAAGCCAACCTGGCCAACGGACGGGTACGGCGCGAGCTCCTGCATCTGCTGGTGCGCTATTTCCAATTGCACGTAGACAACCTGGGCGAAATAAAATCTTTGCCGGTGCTCTCTGAAGTGCTAAGTGAATAG
- a CDS encoding FKBP-type peptidyl-prolyl cis-trans isomerase, producing MKGFLQKGWLWACVLLVGLGGLLSSCEEENPYDPWASFDPVAQTAKDDQLIQDYFKSRNLRDTVKTASGLYYKILSPGTTQQKPVAGDSVTVHYSGKFVENDQIVFDSSWKRGYPFKFKVGVGSVIKGWDEGLTYVEKGGRIRLFIPSQLAYGHVPGYGSSIHPDACLIFEVELLDIKKNN from the coding sequence ATGAAAGGGTTCTTACAGAAAGGTTGGTTGTGGGCATGCGTACTGCTGGTTGGTTTGGGCGGTCTTCTCTCTTCTTGCGAAGAGGAAAACCCTTATGACCCCTGGGCTAGCTTTGACCCCGTGGCCCAGACTGCCAAAGATGACCAGCTCATTCAGGATTACTTTAAATCCAGGAATCTCAGAGACACCGTGAAAACGGCTTCTGGCCTGTATTACAAGATTCTGAGCCCTGGCACTACCCAACAAAAGCCGGTGGCTGGTGACTCCGTGACCGTGCACTACTCCGGTAAGTTTGTTGAGAATGATCAAATAGTTTTTGACTCATCCTGGAAACGTGGCTACCCTTTCAAGTTTAAAGTAGGCGTGGGCAGTGTGATCAAAGGCTGGGATGAAGGCCTCACGTACGTGGAGAAAGGCGGCAGAATCAGATTATTTATTCCGTCACAACTGGCGTATGGGCATGTGCCTGGCTATGGCTCATCTATTCACCCAGACGCCTGCCTTATCTTTGAGGTGGAACTCCTTGACATCAAGAAAAACAACTAG
- the ccsA gene encoding cytochrome c biogenesis protein CcsA, with protein MINTLIGDIGHVSVIVAFVAALVSSLSYSFAANAQELTSEQAGWKKMARGAFFVHTLAVFSIIFCLFNIIYNHRYEYHYAWSHSSNHLAVHYMISCFWEGQEGSFLLWIFWHVLLGLVLIKYAGKKWESPVMAVFSFVQLFLTSMILGIVIGDLKIGSSPFILMRDFMADAPVFQMDPNYVPKDGTGLNPLLQNYWMVIHPPVLFLGFAATLVPFAFAIAGLWKKDFSAWTKPALPWALFAAVVLGIGIMMGAYWAYETLNFGGYWNWDPVENAVYIPWLVLVGAIHTLLAYRKSRTALRATFILFIVSFLLILYATFLTRSGILGNASVHSFTDLGLSGQLFTYMAAFFVLAIGLLIYRWKYIPVTDKEVATYSGEFWVFIGAAVLCLGAFQVLFTTSIPVYNSFMGFIGIKTNVALPADQIAHYTKFQLWLGVAIALLSGTGQMLWWRKQNNGSKISDVFIVPLMLTGLFTALILLISKLGYIERINNPVYILLLAASLYAVFSNLGILLGVLRKNVSIAGGAVAHIGVAMMLIGVLFSSGYSNIISKNMSGMVYAREFGDDINRDNVLLWRNVATDMGPYKVSYKGQYLEVKDIPDYVNKQLLFRIDDEYKAIARGPLKDGDQILYKAGDTVEISPENTYYQVEFKNRETEEVFTLYPRAQVNPDMGLLASPDVKMFWSKDLYTHVSTIPDPNEEKEWGEMKEYNVKIGDTLILNDYVAILKGIEPAKDTLMLNLKPGDVAVQADMQILGERRTYHAHPIYAIRDRMVGRVPEEIEDLGLRLMLLNINPDKGEFTIGINTSQKDYIILKAMEKPFINILWIGTLVMSLGFVMAIVRHFKDGKSGKKPPLPKGKAVKRPELVA; from the coding sequence ATGATAAATACGCTTATTGGTGACATTGGTCACGTCAGTGTGATTGTCGCGTTTGTGGCGGCACTGGTTTCCTCCCTTTCTTATTCATTCGCAGCCAATGCGCAGGAACTCACCTCTGAGCAAGCCGGCTGGAAGAAAATGGCCCGAGGTGCGTTCTTCGTGCACACGTTGGCGGTGTTCAGCATCATTTTCTGCCTTTTCAACATCATCTACAACCACCGCTACGAATACCATTACGCGTGGAGCCACTCGTCTAACCACCTGGCGGTGCATTATATGATTTCCTGCTTCTGGGAAGGCCAGGAAGGTTCTTTCCTGCTCTGGATTTTCTGGCACGTGCTGCTGGGGCTAGTCTTGATTAAATATGCCGGCAAGAAATGGGAAAGCCCGGTGATGGCGGTTTTCTCGTTTGTGCAGCTGTTTTTGACGTCCATGATTCTGGGAATTGTGATTGGTGACCTCAAGATTGGGTCATCGCCGTTTATCTTGATGCGTGATTTCATGGCCGATGCGCCGGTGTTCCAGATGGACCCTAACTATGTGCCCAAAGACGGAACCGGCCTGAACCCGCTCTTGCAGAACTACTGGATGGTGATTCACCCGCCGGTCTTGTTCCTGGGTTTTGCTGCTACCTTGGTGCCGTTTGCCTTTGCCATTGCCGGTCTCTGGAAAAAAGATTTCTCAGCCTGGACCAAACCCGCCTTGCCGTGGGCGCTGTTCGCTGCCGTGGTATTGGGCATAGGTATCATGATGGGCGCGTACTGGGCCTATGAAACCCTCAACTTTGGTGGTTACTGGAACTGGGACCCGGTGGAAAACGCCGTGTACATTCCGTGGCTGGTGCTGGTGGGAGCCATTCATACCTTGCTGGCCTACCGCAAAAGCAGAACCGCGCTGCGCGCCACGTTTATCCTGTTCATCGTTTCGTTCCTGTTGATTTTATACGCCACGTTCTTAACAAGAAGCGGTATTCTGGGCAACGCCTCGGTGCACTCGTTCACAGATTTGGGCTTGTCTGGGCAGTTGTTCACCTACATGGCGGCGTTCTTCGTGCTGGCTATTGGCTTGCTGATCTACCGTTGGAAATACATTCCGGTCACGGATAAAGAAGTAGCCACCTATTCCGGCGAATTCTGGGTGTTCATAGGTGCGGCCGTGCTTTGTTTGGGCGCGTTTCAGGTGCTGTTCACCACGTCTATTCCGGTATATAACTCGTTCATGGGCTTTATTGGCATTAAAACCAACGTGGCCCTCCCCGCCGACCAGATTGCGCACTACACCAAGTTTCAGCTATGGTTGGGTGTGGCCATTGCGCTGTTGTCGGGTACGGGGCAGATGCTCTGGTGGCGCAAGCAGAACAACGGAAGCAAGATTTCTGACGTGTTCATTGTGCCTTTGATGCTTACCGGTCTGTTTACGGCTTTGATTCTCTTGATCAGCAAGCTGGGCTATATTGAGCGCATCAACAATCCGGTGTATATCTTGCTGCTGGCGGCGTCTCTGTACGCGGTGTTCAGTAACCTGGGCATTCTGTTGGGCGTCCTGAGAAAGAACGTTTCTATTGCCGGCGGCGCCGTGGCGCACATTGGCGTGGCCATGATGCTGATTGGCGTGCTGTTCTCCTCTGGGTATTCCAACATCATCTCCAAAAACATGTCGGGCATGGTGTACGCCCGCGAGTTTGGCGATGACATTAACCGCGACAACGTGCTTTTGTGGCGCAACGTAGCCACTGATATGGGCCCTTACAAAGTGAGCTACAAAGGCCAGTACCTGGAAGTGAAAGACATTCCAGACTACGTGAACAAGCAGTTGCTTTTCAGGATTGACGATGAATACAAGGCCATCGCCCGCGGTCCGTTGAAAGACGGTGACCAAATCCTGTACAAAGCCGGTGACACCGTGGAAATATCGCCAGAAAACACCTATTACCAGGTGGAATTCAAGAACCGCGAGACCGAAGAAGTCTTCACCTTGTACCCACGGGCGCAGGTGAACCCAGATATGGGGCTTCTGGCTTCGCCGGATGTCAAGATGTTCTGGTCTAAAGATTTGTACACGCACGTTTCTACCATTCCAGACCCCAACGAGGAGAAGGAGTGGGGCGAAATGAAGGAGTACAACGTTAAAATTGGCGATACGCTTATTCTCAATGATTACGTGGCTATTCTGAAAGGCATTGAACCCGCCAAAGACACGTTAATGCTCAATCTGAAACCCGGCGACGTGGCCGTACAAGCTGACATGCAGATTCTGGGCGAGCGCCGCACCTACCACGCACACCCTATCTATGCCATCAGAGACCGCATGGTGGGCCGCGTACCCGAAGAAATTGAAGACCTGGGCTTGCGCCTGATGCTCCTAAACATCAACCCAGACAAAGGCGAATTCACCATTGGTATCAACACCAGCCAAAAGGACTACATCATCCTGAAGGCCATGGAGAAACCGTTCATCAACATTCTCTGGATAGGCACGCTGGTCATGAGCCTCGGGTTTGTGATGGCCATTGTGCGCCACTTCAAAGACGGCAAATCTGGCAAGAAACCACCTCTGCCTAAAGGCAAAGCCGTAAAGCGCCCTGAATTGGTGGCCTAA
- a CDS encoding KdsC family phosphatase, with the protein MQALPDFSHINTFIFDVDGVLTDGTLLCFSTGEQARAFNIKDGYAIRHALKSGYRVAIISGRNEPGVRKRLETLDIKDIYLGAENKLDTFQNYIYYHGIDPENVVFMGDDMPDLEVMQHCGISACPADAAIDICDISQYVASAEGGKGAVRELIEMVMKLHKTW; encoded by the coding sequence ATGCAGGCACTTCCAGATTTCAGCCATATCAACACGTTCATCTTTGACGTGGACGGCGTGCTCACAGACGGCACCTTGCTGTGCTTCTCTACCGGTGAGCAGGCCCGCGCCTTCAACATAAAAGACGGCTACGCCATCAGGCACGCGCTTAAGAGTGGCTACCGGGTGGCCATCATCTCGGGGCGCAACGAGCCCGGCGTGCGCAAACGTCTGGAGACCCTGGACATCAAAGACATTTACCTTGGGGCAGAGAACAAGCTGGACACGTTCCAGAATTACATCTATTACCACGGCATTGACCCGGAGAATGTGGTGTTCATGGGCGATGACATGCCTGATCTGGAGGTAATGCAACACTGCGGCATCTCGGCGTGCCCCGCAGACGCGGCCATTGACATCTGTGACATCAGCCAGTACGTGGCCTCTGCCGAGGGCGGGAAAGGTGCCGTGCGCGAGTTGATTGAGATGGTGATGAAACTGCACAAGACCTGGTAA
- a CDS encoding heme exporter protein CcmB, with protein sequence MQKDFVLEWRQKYAFNGMLLYVGSTVFICYLSFSLRFGGLEVPVWNALYWIILLFTAVNAIAKGFAQESRGRLLYYYSVVSPQGVIVAKMLYNAALMLVLALLCFGFYAVVIGNPVQDVPMFLLTIVLGAIGFASSLTMISGIAAKAANTGTLMAVLSFPVMVPMLLMLMKMSKNAIDGLDPSVSVDEALTLLAINMIVVTVSYILFPYLWRS encoded by the coding sequence ATGCAAAAGGATTTTGTGCTGGAATGGCGGCAGAAGTATGCTTTTAACGGCATGCTGCTGTACGTGGGCAGCACGGTCTTCATCTGCTACCTCAGCTTCAGCCTGCGGTTTGGCGGACTGGAGGTGCCGGTCTGGAACGCGCTGTACTGGATCATTCTGCTGTTCACGGCGGTGAATGCCATTGCCAAAGGCTTCGCGCAGGAGAGCCGCGGACGGTTGCTCTACTATTACAGTGTGGTGAGTCCGCAGGGGGTGATTGTGGCGAAGATGCTCTACAACGCCGCGCTCATGCTGGTGCTGGCGCTGTTGTGTTTCGGGTTTTACGCGGTAGTGATTGGAAATCCGGTGCAAGATGTGCCCATGTTTCTGCTCACCATTGTGCTGGGCGCTATTGGGTTCGCCTCATCGCTGACCATGATTTCGGGCATAGCGGCCAAAGCGGCGAACACGGGAACCTTGATGGCAGTGCTGAGTTTCCCGGTGATGGTGCCCATGCTGCTGATGCTGATGAAGATGTCCAAAAACGCCATTGACGGCCTGGACCCCAGCGTGAGTGTAGACGAGGCGCTTACCTTGCTGGCCATCAACATGATAGTGGTAACGGTGTCTTACATCTTGTTCCCCTACCTGTGGCGAAGCTAA
- a CDS encoding Rossmann-like and DUF2520 domain-containing protein: MVPCHCNSRVTSMKIGIIGTGNVGTHLVKGLAAAGLEVVVIYSRTLAHAQEAVQFAPTARAVDFLDFTACPRADLYLLAVPDQVLPEIVAKALFPEGTVVAHTSGTQPMEVLQPLKNVQVGVFYPLQTFSKEKDVDWPRIPICWEASSPEAGEMLQQVAVALSRNVLEMAGPARRQLHVAAVFACNFTNHLWGVAQEILQTANLPVTLLQPLVEETVAKAFQFPPFAVQTGPARRNDQTTLQAHANLLQDFPEYTALYQVLTASIQRQAGFAPVSGLEAKNRNPGKPAQ; the protein is encoded by the coding sequence TTGGTACCTTGCCACTGCAACAGTAGAGTTACATCCATGAAGATAGGCATCATTGGCACGGGCAACGTAGGTACGCATCTGGTGAAAGGTTTGGCCGCGGCTGGGCTGGAAGTGGTCGTCATTTACAGCCGAACGCTGGCCCATGCCCAGGAAGCAGTTCAATTTGCGCCAACCGCCAGAGCCGTAGATTTTCTTGATTTCACTGCTTGCCCAAGGGCTGACTTGTACTTGCTGGCCGTGCCAGACCAGGTGCTGCCAGAAATTGTTGCCAAAGCCCTTTTCCCGGAAGGGACGGTGGTGGCGCATACGTCGGGGACGCAGCCAATGGAGGTGTTGCAGCCTTTGAAGAACGTGCAGGTGGGTGTATTTTATCCGTTGCAGACCTTTAGTAAGGAGAAAGACGTAGACTGGCCGCGTATTCCTATCTGTTGGGAAGCCTCCTCGCCGGAGGCGGGGGAGATGCTGCAGCAAGTGGCCGTTGCTTTAAGCCGGAATGTGCTGGAAATGGCCGGTCCAGCGCGGCGGCAGTTGCATGTGGCGGCGGTGTTCGCGTGTAATTTCACCAACCATCTGTGGGGCGTGGCCCAGGAAATCCTGCAAACCGCCAATCTGCCTGTGACCCTGTTGCAGCCTTTGGTAGAAGAAACAGTGGCTAAAGCGTTTCAATTTCCGCCGTTTGCGGTGCAGACCGGCCCGGCCCGGCGCAATGACCAGACCACGCTGCAGGCGCATGCCAACCTGCTGCAAGACTTTCCGGAGTATACCGCGTTATACCAGGTGCTCACTGCCAGCATTCAGCGGCAGGCTGGTTTTGCCCCCGTTTCAGGTTTAGAGGCCAAAAACAGAAACCCAGGCAAGCCCGCGCAATAG
- the ccsA gene encoding cytochrome c biogenesis protein CcsA: protein MKLSWWKWLTIALLLYTVVMGFLSDVPRLAILNETIRNLFFHVPMWFGMILILLVSVVYSIKYLRNPLLKHDIIAVQSANVGILFGVLGIVTGMEWAKFTWGEFWSNDPKQNGAAIGLLIYFAYMILRGSFQDHQQRARISAVYNVFAFAALIPLLFILPRMTDSLHPGNGGNPGFNAYDLDARLRAVFYPSVLAWTLLGIWMVNVRTRLEVLTQKFYENA, encoded by the coding sequence ATGAAACTAAGCTGGTGGAAATGGCTCACAATTGCTCTGCTGCTCTACACGGTAGTCATGGGCTTTTTGAGCGACGTGCCGCGCCTGGCCATTCTGAACGAGACCATCCGGAACCTGTTCTTCCATGTGCCCATGTGGTTCGGGATGATTTTGATTCTGCTGGTAAGCGTGGTGTATTCCATTAAATACCTGCGCAACCCGCTACTCAAGCATGATATAATTGCGGTGCAGTCGGCCAATGTGGGCATTTTGTTTGGCGTGTTGGGCATTGTGACCGGCATGGAATGGGCCAAATTCACGTGGGGCGAGTTCTGGAGCAATGACCCCAAGCAGAACGGCGCGGCCATCGGGCTGTTAATTTACTTTGCCTATATGATTTTGCGCGGTTCTTTTCAGGACCACCAGCAGCGGGCGCGCATCAGTGCGGTGTACAACGTGTTCGCGTTTGCGGCTTTGATTCCCTTGCTGTTCATCTTGCCGCGCATGACCGACTCCCTACACCCCGGCAACGGCGGAAACCCGGGCTTCAACGCCTATGATTTAGATGCGCGGCTGCGGGCGGTGTTCTACCCAAGCGTGCTGGCCTGGACCTTGTTGGGCATCTGGATGGTAAATGTGCGCACGCGCCTGGAAGTGTTAACCCAAAAATTCTATGAAAATGCATAA
- a CDS encoding cold-shock protein translates to MKTGTVKFFNDSKGYGFITEEATNEDFFVHITGLNGVQIQQHDKVEFDTKEGKKGINAVNVKKL, encoded by the coding sequence ATGAAAACAGGGACTGTCAAATTCTTCAACGACTCTAAAGGCTACGGCTTTATTACAGAAGAAGCCACCAATGAGGACTTTTTTGTACACATCACCGGCCTCAACGGTGTTCAGATCCAACAGCACGACAAAGTGGAGTTCGACACCAAAGAAGGGAAAAAAGGCATTAACGCGGTAAACGTGAAAAAGCTCTAA
- a CDS encoding geranylgeranylglycerol-phosphate geranylgeranyltransferase: protein MKNFLTLIRFPNLLIMLLAQLLVRKYLVFPERTWAEALTWPFLVLALATLCIGAAGYIINDYYDLKIDRINKPDRVVLGKGLTRRKAIMVHFYLSATGVALGTLLGVRVAVVLFGVAMLLWGYSAQFKKRPLVGNLTIALLSGVMVLVVPLQAGEPSVAAWAYGVFAFLISLIREIIKDMEDVEGDASFRCRTLPIVLGLPKTKWVLYPLLALFLLYTLVVMWAKAEQPLFLMYLGIGVVLPTLLLTRQLYYADRKLEYAQLSWFCKGIMLVGVCSMLVLR, encoded by the coding sequence TTGAAGAACTTTCTCACCCTCATCAGATTCCCCAACCTGCTCATCATGCTGCTGGCCCAGTTGCTGGTGCGCAAATACCTGGTGTTTCCGGAGCGTACCTGGGCAGAGGCCCTTACCTGGCCTTTTCTGGTGCTGGCCCTGGCCACGCTTTGCATTGGGGCGGCGGGCTACATCATCAATGACTACTATGACCTCAAGATAGACCGCATCAACAAGCCAGACCGCGTGGTGCTGGGCAAAGGCCTCACCCGCCGAAAGGCCATTATGGTGCACTTCTACCTGTCGGCTACGGGTGTGGCGTTGGGTACTTTGCTAGGCGTGCGCGTGGCGGTGGTGCTGTTTGGCGTGGCCATGCTGCTGTGGGGTTATTCGGCGCAGTTCAAGAAGCGGCCGCTGGTGGGTAACCTCACCATTGCCCTGCTCTCAGGGGTGATGGTGCTGGTAGTGCCGCTACAGGCCGGTGAACCGTCTGTGGCGGCCTGGGCGTACGGGGTCTTCGCATTTTTGATATCGCTTATACGGGAGATTATCAAAGACATGGAAGACGTGGAGGGCGATGCTTCTTTCCGGTGCCGCACCTTGCCCATTGTGCTGGGCCTGCCCAAAACCAAATGGGTGCTGTACCCGCTGCTGGCCTTGTTTCTTCTGTATACGTTGGTGGTGATGTGGGCGAAAGCCGAGCAACCTCTGTTTCTAATGTATTTGGGCATTGGGGTGGTACTGCCCACCTTGCTGCTGACCCGGCAACTGTATTACGCAGACAGAAAGTTAGAATACGCCCAGTTGAGTTGGTTTTGCAAGGGCATTATGCTGGTGGGCGTCTGTTCCATGCTGGTGTTGCGGTAA
- a CDS encoding FKBP-type peptidyl-prolyl cis-trans isomerase produces the protein MFKKSLYLLPALAVALISPSCKGLGEDKFAKTPSGLEYKLYSQSKEGKFESKDVTKVDSAAFKAKLGKVMSFEMEYRTAKDSVLFSTKDNAMPIQIKMVESPNKGSIEEAFLMLDKGDSAVFKINADTLFAKTFKSALPPFITKGSFLTFYVKAINLQTEEEAMADYPKMMERQQKEMEARAAKQGPVDDKLIQDYIKKENLTAQKTASGVYYVVTQPGTGANAADGQTVSVKYKGTLLSGKEFDSSDKSNGGNPIEFPLGQGQVIKGWEDGIKQFNKGAKGILLIPSPQGYGSMARGADLPANSILRFDVELVDIK, from the coding sequence ATGTTCAAAAAATCACTTTACCTGCTGCCTGCCCTGGCAGTGGCTTTGATCTCTCCTTCTTGCAAAGGCCTGGGAGAAGATAAATTTGCGAAAACCCCTTCTGGTCTGGAGTACAAACTGTATAGCCAGAGCAAAGAAGGCAAATTTGAATCAAAAGATGTGACCAAGGTAGACTCAGCCGCCTTTAAAGCCAAGTTAGGCAAGGTCATGAGCTTTGAGATGGAATACCGCACGGCCAAAGATTCTGTGTTGTTCAGCACCAAAGACAACGCCATGCCCATCCAGATCAAAATGGTGGAATCGCCTAACAAAGGCAGCATTGAGGAAGCCTTCTTAATGCTGGACAAAGGCGACAGCGCCGTGTTCAAGATCAACGCAGACACCTTGTTCGCCAAGACCTTCAAGAGCGCCTTGCCTCCGTTCATCACCAAAGGCAGCTTTTTGACCTTTTACGTGAAAGCCATTAACCTGCAGACTGAGGAAGAGGCCATGGCCGATTACCCTAAAATGATGGAGCGCCAGCAGAAAGAGATGGAAGCCCGCGCCGCCAAGCAAGGTCCCGTAGATGACAAACTAATTCAGGATTACATCAAAAAAGAAAACCTGACTGCGCAGAAAACTGCCTCTGGCGTATACTACGTAGTTACCCAGCCGGGCACTGGCGCCAATGCCGCAGACGGCCAGACCGTGAGCGTGAAATACAAAGGCACCTTGCTGAGCGGCAAAGAGTTTGACTCTTCAGACAAATCTAACGGCGGAAACCCTATTGAATTCCCGTTGGGCCAGGGCCAGGTGATCAAAGGCTGGGAAGACGGCATCAAGCAGTTCAACAAAGGCGCCAAAGGCATTCTGTTGATTCCTTCGCCGCAGGGCTACGGTTCTATGGCACGCGGTGCTGATTTGCCGGCCAACTCCATTCTGCGTTTTGACGTGGAACTGGTTGACATTAAATAG
- the iscX gene encoding Fe-S cluster assembly protein IscX, with product MSNQFEPPIKWADHEDIAMALYEKFGDDFNEAKIYRVRFTDLLEWVLSIPNFEGTREGATEGHLEMIQAQWVYEWRDNQ from the coding sequence ATGAGCAATCAATTTGAACCACCCATCAAGTGGGCCGACCATGAAGATATAGCCATGGCGCTCTATGAGAAGTTCGGGGATGATTTCAATGAAGCCAAGATTTACCGCGTTCGGTTCACAGACCTGCTGGAGTGGGTGCTGTCTATCCCTAACTTTGAGGGTACCCGTGAAGGCGCCACCGAGGGGCACCTGGAAATGATTCAGGCCCAGTGGGTGTATGAGTGGCGCGATAACCAATAA
- a CDS encoding cytochrome c maturation protein CcmE gives MKRIHIIGILVIAVAIGIITSTASDASVYVPFSEAQARAKDGDDGKVHVVGRLKKDAKGHIVGMKYDPTLDPNYFSFVLVDTNRVEQQVVYYSPKPQDFDRSEQVVITGSMKDQVFIADKILLKCPSKYTENEIKAETASL, from the coding sequence ATGAAGAGAATACACATTATCGGGATTTTAGTGATTGCCGTAGCCATTGGCATTATTACCTCTACGGCCTCAGATGCCAGCGTGTACGTGCCTTTTTCTGAAGCGCAAGCCCGCGCCAAAGACGGCGACGACGGCAAGGTGCACGTGGTGGGCCGCCTGAAGAAAGATGCCAAAGGCCACATTGTGGGTATGAAGTATGACCCCACGCTAGACCCCAATTACTTCTCGTTCGTGCTGGTAGATACCAACCGCGTAGAGCAGCAAGTGGTGTATTACAGCCCCAAACCCCAGGACTTCGACCGTTCTGAGCAGGTGGTGATTACGGGCAGCATGAAAGACCAGGTGTTTATAGCCGATAAAATCTTGCTTAAATGCCCGTCTAAATACACAGAAAACGAAATCAAGGCCGAAACGGCGAGCCTTTAA
- a CDS encoding CcmD family protein, protein MKMHKWLLALLLLWAAVGTVPAMAQSGTTTVEYSSSQASAPEMADALRRDGKIYIVVIVLVSVLLGVLFYLINLDKKVSHLEKELRQ, encoded by the coding sequence ATGAAAATGCATAAATGGCTTTTGGCGCTGCTCCTGCTGTGGGCAGCCGTGGGCACGGTTCCGGCCATGGCTCAGTCTGGTACCACCACCGTTGAATATTCTTCCAGCCAGGCTTCTGCGCCAGAAATGGCCGATGCCCTGCGCCGCGACGGCAAGATTTACATTGTAGTCATTGTGTTGGTGAGCGTGCTGCTAGGCGTATTGTTTTACTTGATAAATCTTGATAAGAAAGTTAGTCACCTGGAAAAGGAACTTCGCCAATAA